A genomic segment from Bos taurus isolate L1 Dominette 01449 registration number 42190680 breed Hereford chromosome 1, ARS-UCD2.0, whole genome shotgun sequence encodes:
- the ZNF639 gene encoding zinc finger protein 639 isoform X1, translating into MNEYPKKRKRKTLHPSRYSDSSGISRIADGFNGIFSDHCYSVCSMRQPDLKYFDNKDDDSDTETSNELPKFTDGIKARNRNQNYLVPSPVLRILDHTAFPTEKSADIEICDEDCDSPESVHQQTQEESPIEVHTAEDVPIAAEVHAISEDYDIETENNSSESLQDQTDEEPPAKLCKIVDKSQALNVTAQQKWPLLRANSSGLYKCELCEFNSKYFSDLKQHMILKHKRTDSNVCRVCKESFSTNMLLIEHAKLHEEDPYICKYCDYKTVIFENLSQHIADTHFSDHLYWCEQCDVQFSSSSELYLHFQEHSCDEQYLCQFCEHETNDPEDLHSHVVNEHACKLIELSDKYNNGEHGQYSLLSKITFDKCKNFFVCQVCGFRSRLHTNVNRHVAIEHTKIFPHVCDDCGKGFSSMLEYCKHLNSHLSEGIYLCQYCEYSTGQIEDLKIHLDFKHSADLPHKCSDCLMRFGNERELISHLPVHETT; encoded by the exons ATGAATGAAtatcctaaaaaaagaaaaaggaagacttTACATCCTTCTCGTTATTCAG ATTCCTCTGGAATAAGCAGAATTGCAGATGGATTCAATGGAATTTTTTCTGATCATTGTTACAGTGTTTGTTCTATGAGACAACcagacttaaaatattttgacaacaaag ATGATGATTCTGATACAGAGACATCAAATGAATTGCCAAAATTTACAGATGGAATCAAAGccagaaacagaaatcaaaactacTTGGTTCCCAGTCCTGTACTTAGAATTCTAGACCACACTGCCTTTCCTACAG aaaaatctGCTGATATTGAAATTTGTGATGAAGACTGTGACTCCCCTGAATCAGTCCACCAGCAAACCCAAGAGGAGAGCCCCATAGAAGTTCACACTGCTGAAGATGTTCCAATTGCCGCAGAAGTGCATGCAATTTCTGAAGACTATgatatagagacagaaaacaattCCTCTGAGAGTCTCCAAGACCAAACTGATGAAGAGCCACCAGCTAAACTTTGCAAAATTGTTGACAAGAGCCAAGCTTTGAATGTGACTGCCCAGCAGAAATGGCCTTTACTGAGAGCTAATAGCAGTGGCCTCTATAAATGTGAACTTTGTGAGTTCAACagcaaatatttttctgatttaaagCAGCATATGATCTTGAAGCACAAGCGTACTGATTCAAACGTGTGTCGAGTATGCAAAGAGAGTTTCTCTACCAACATGCTTCTGATTGAACATGCCAAACTCCATGAAGAGGACCCCTACATATGTAAATACTGTGATTATAAGACTGTAATTTTTGAGAACCTCAGCCAGCACATTGCAGACACCCATTTTAGTGATCACCTTTATTGGTGTGAGCAATGTGACGTTCAGTTCTCCTCAAGCAGTGAACTCTACCTACATTTCCAGGAGCACAGCTGCGATGAACAGTACTTGTGTCAGTTCTGTGAACATGAAACGAATGATCCAGAAGACTTGCATAGCCATGTGGTAAATGAGCATGCATGTAAATTAATAGAGTTAAGTGATAAGTATAACAATGGAGAACATGGACAGTATAGCCTCTTAAGCAAAATCACATTTGACAAATGTAAAAACTTCTTTGTTTGTCAAGTATGTGGGTTTCGGAGTAGACTTCATACAAATGTTAACAGACATGTTGCTATTGAACATACTAAAATTTTTCCTCATGTTTGTGATGACTGTGGGAAAGGCTTCTCAAGTATGCTAGAATATTGCAAACATTTAAATTCACATTTATCTGAAGGGATTTATTTATGCCAATACTGTGAATATTCAACAGGACAGATTGAAGATCTTAAAATTCATCTAGATTTCAAGCATTCGGCTGATTTACCTCATAAATGTAGTGACTGCCTGATGAGGTTTGGAAATGAAAGGGAATTAATAAGTCACCTTCCAGTCCATGAAACAACTTGA